The Streptomyces sp. NBC_00576 genome contains the following window.
CGGCGGCTACAAGGAGTCGGGCTTCGGCCGCGAGGGCGGTCGCCACGGCCTGGAGGCGTACCTCGATGTCTGACGCACGAGTGGACACACGACCGGACACACGTCTGTCCGTCTTCAAGACCTACAAGCTGTACGTGGGCGGGAAGTTCCCGCGTTCCGAGAGCGGCCGGGTGTACGAGGTGAGCGACGCTAAGGGCAACTGGCTGGCGAACGCGCCCCTCGCCTCCCGCAAGGACGCCCGTGACACGGTCGTCGCCGCGCGCAAGGCGTTCGGCGGCTGGGCCGGGGCCACGGCGTACAACCGGGGCCAGATCCTCTACCGCGTCGCCGAGATGCTGGAGGGCCGCAGGGAGCAGTTCGTCCGGGAGGTCGCGGACGCCGAGGGCCTGTCGAAGCCGAAGGCCACCGCCCAGGTGGACGCGGCGATCGACCGCTGGGTCTGGTACGCGGGCTGGACGGACAAGATCGCCCAGGTCGTAGGCGGCGGAAACCCGGTAGCAGGGCCGTACTTCAACATCTCCTCCCCCGAACCGACCGGCGTGGTCGTCGTCCTCGCCCCCCAGGAGTCGTCCTTCCTGGGCCTGGTGTCGGTGCTCGCACCGGTGATCGCCACCGGCAACACGGCGATCGTGATCGCCAGCGAGAAGTCACCGCTTCCCGCGCTCTCCCTCGGCGAGGTCCTGGCCACGTCGGACGTACCGGGCGGAGTCGTCAACATCCTCTCCGGCCGTACGGCGGAGATCGCCCCG
Protein-coding sequences here:
- a CDS encoding aldehyde dehydrogenase family protein, whose translation is MSDARVDTRPDTRLSVFKTYKLYVGGKFPRSESGRVYEVSDAKGNWLANAPLASRKDARDTVVAARKAFGGWAGATAYNRGQILYRVAEMLEGRREQFVREVADAEGLSKPKATAQVDAAIDRWVWYAGWTDKIAQVVGGGNPVAGPYFNISSPEPTGVVVVLAPQESSFLGLVSVLAPVIATGNTAIVIASEKSPLPALSLGEVLATSDVPGGVVNILSGRTAEIAPSLAAHQDVNAIDLAGAGADDGLAKELEIAAADNLKRILRPQAVDNAHWFATPGTERLTAFLETKTVWHPTGSLGASGSSY